The nucleotide sequence TGCGGGCTGGGCAACATCGCTCGCCAGAAGGCGAGCACAGTGAGGCGATTTACCCCACGTCCAGCTACGTGTTTCGCAGCGCCGCCGATGCCGCTGCGCGCTTTGCCGGTGAAGTACCCGGTAACGTCTACTCGCGCTATACCAACCCGACGGTGCGCGCTTTTGAGGAGCGCATCGCCGCGTTGGAAGGCGCCGAGCAAGCGGTTGCGACTTCATCGGGCATGTCGGCCATTCTCGCGATGGTCATGAGTATGTGCAGCGCAGGTGACCATGTGTTGGTCTCTCGCAGCGTATTTGGTTCGACCATCAGCCTGTTCGAAAAATACCTTAAACGCTTCGGTGTGCAGGTCGATTATGTGCCGCTGGCCAACCTCGACGGCTGGGCGGCTGCCTGCAAAGCTAACACCAAGCTGTTGTTTGTTGAGTCGCCTTCCAACCCGTTGGCTGAGTTGGTGGACATCGCCGCTTTGGCCGACATCGCTCACAGCAAAGGCGCATTGCTGGCGGTAGACAATTGCTTCTGTACCCCGGCCTTGCAGCAGCCACTGAAGCTGGGCGCCGACATCATCATGCACTCGGCGACCAAGTACATTGACGGGCAGGGCCGCAGCATGGGCGGCGTGTTGGCCGGCAGTGCCAAACTGATGGCCGATGTGGTGGGCTTTTTACGCACCGCCGGGCCGACACTTAGCCCGTTTAATGCCTGGATTTTCCTCAAGGGCTTGGAAACGCTGCGTATCCGCATGCAGGCGCATTGCGCCAGCGCCCTGCATCTGGCGCAGTGGTTGCAACAGCAGCCGGGCATCGAGCAGGTGTATTACGCCGGTTTGCCCAGTCACCCCCAGCATGAGTTAGCCAAACGCCAGCAGAGTGCTTTTGGTGCGGTGGTCAGCTTTGAGGTGAAGGGCGGTAAAGAGGCGGCGTGGCGGTTTATTGATGCCACACGGGTGATTTCCATTACCACCAACTTAGGCGATACCAAGACCACCATCGCCCACCCGGCGACCACGTCCCATGGTCGCCTGACACCTACTGAACGCGCCAATGCCGGTATTCGTGACAACCTGATTCGCGTTGCCGTTGGCCTCGAAGACGTGGTCGATTTGCAGGCTGATCTGGCCCGAGGGCTGGCGGCGCTCTGACGCGTTAACGCGGTGGTTAAGGTAGATAAAAATGCCCTGCTTTTAATTGAGCAGGGCATTTTTTGCTGTTCTATTCGCGCAGATCGACGGCTCCAGCTTCAGCTTTGTCGAACAGCTGCAGCGGATCGCGCGGCAGGATGCCGGGTCGATAATCCTCGCGCACATCACCGAGCACCCTAATATCGCTGTATTTCTTGCCGGACAACGCGGCCATGCCGGCGGCATCGCGGATCACCGTCGGGCGCAGAAAAACCATTAAGTTGCGTTTGATCCGGGTTTCCTTGGTCGAGCGGAACAGTCTGCCGAGCAGCGGAATATCACCGAGCAGCGGCACCTTCGAATCAGCCTGGGTGACGTCATCCTGGATCAAGCCGCCAAGCACTATCACCTGGCCGTTTTCAGCGAGGATGGTGCTTTTGATCGAGCGTTTGTTGGTGATCAGGTCGACCGCATTCACCCCTTGGCTGGTGGGCGCGATGGAGGATATTTCCTGCTCGATTTCCAGACGTAGGCTAGCGCCATCGTTGATATGCGGGGTGACTTTTAGGGTCACGCCGATGTCCTGACGTTCGATGGTGGTAAAGGGGTTATCGGCGCCAGAACCACTGGTGGTAAAGGAGCCAGTCTGGAAGGGTACGTTTTGCCCGACCAAGATTTCCGCTTTCTGGTGGTCCAAGGTCAGCAGGCTGGGCGTGGACAGCAAGTTACTCTTGCTGTTGGCTGACAGTGCGGTGACCAGCACGCCGAAACTGTCGGTACCTAGGCCAATGATTGCGCCGTCAGGCAGGTTGCTCAGGGTGTTGTTGTCGACATCGTTTTTATTGTCTTGGATGGCTTGTAAGACCCGACCCACCGATAACCCGGTACCGCTGAAATTAGTACCGCCCAAGCCGCCACTACCGCCACGGGCATCCATGGCCCATTGCACACCGAGGGCGTCGCTGATATCGCCGGAGACCTCGACAATTGCCGCTTCAACCATCACTTGGGCGCGCGGCACATCGAGTTGACGGACGATATCTTCCAGCGTGGCAACCACATCCGGCTCAGCCAATAACACCAGCGCGTTCAGGCTTTCATCTGCGCGAATCAATACGGTTTGGGGTTTGCCGGTGGCTTCCCCGGTTGCTTCAGGTTTGAGTTTTTCAGAAATCTCGCCGAGGGTCTCCGCCATACTTTTGGCATCGCCGTGACGCAGACGAATCACCCGGGTATTGGCCGAGCGACTGGCGGGGGTGTCCAGTGTTTGCGCCAACGCCAGCAACTTGGCCCGTGCTGCCGGTGGGCCGAGCACAATCAAGCGATTGGTGCGCCCGTCGGCAATCACTTGCGTGCCGGACGCGCCCTTGGCCTGGCCGCGATCCACGGCGTTGCGCAGCACTTCAGCGGTGTCCATGACCCAGGCATGCTGCAGGTCGAGCACGCTGTAGTCGTTCTGGCCCTTCTGGTCGAGTTGGCGCAATAAATCTTCAATGCGTTCGATATTGGCGCTGCGGTCGCTGATGATGATCGCGTTAGCGCTGCTGATTGCCGCTAAGTGGCCATATTGCGGCACCAGGGGGCGGATCAGTGGGATCAATTCAGCGGCCGAACCATGCTGCACTTGGATCAAGCGAGTTTCCAAACGGTCCGGTGCCGGACGGCCAGCGTCAGCGTCGGCCTTGGCCTCAGCGTTGGGCACGATGCGCGCTTGGTCACCCTGAGTGATCACGCTAAAACCGTGGGTGGCCATCACCGAGAGAAACAGTTGATAGACCTCACTTAACGTCAGTGGGCTATTGGATACCACGCTGACCTGGCCCTTGACCCGTGGATCGACGACAAAGGTTTGCCCGCTGATGTGCGCCACCTGGTCGATAAACTCGCGGATATCGGCGCCCTTAAGGTTGATAGTCCAGCTTTCTTCCTGCTGGCTGGCGCTCGGCGCCACGGCTGTCACAGCGGCGCTCGCCGGCAACGCGCTGCAGGCGAGACCCGCAGCCAATAGGGCAAAGGTAAGGCGCGAGAGAGTCGGGGTCATCGTGTCAGTTGTTTTCCGTGGTCTGTTTGGTGGAGGTTGCAGCGTCAGGCAAGAGGGTTGAGTCCTGCATTTGCTGGCGCAGCGCGTCCATGCGCTCGCGCAGTTGACTGAGGTCATCCGATTGCATCTCGCTCAGCTGTTCAACAGGGTCAACGGCTGCTTGCGGCGCGCTGTTTTTGAGGGTGCCCGCAGGCGAGCTGTTAAGCGCAAAAGCCAGGCTCTCGCGACGGCCATTGCGGATCAATTCAACACGATCAGCCGCCACTGAATGCAAGCGCACGCCATTACTGATTTCGCCATCGACGCTGTAGAGTTGTGCAGTGCTGCCTTCGCTGCGGATGATGGCGCTGGAGCGTTTGGGGTCGGCGTGCACAAAACTGCCCAACAGCGTCAGGCGCAGGGTAGTGCTGGGGGCGAGGTCATTGTTGGTAACGTTGTTGCCGAACAATTGGCTAATCTCAGCGCTTTGCGCCGGTACTGCAGATGGGTTCGCACTGTTGTTGCTGACAGTCACCGGCGCACGCAACAACCGCAGCCAATCGGCGCTCTGCCAGGCCAGGCTTACGCTCATAGCGGTTACCAGCGCAAGGCCCACCAGTGTGATGGCATAACGCTGCAGCCAATGCTGGGAAGCCAAAAGAGGCAAGTGGCGTCACTCCAGAACTTTTTATTATGTGGCGCTTAGCGCACTGATAATAAACAGTTACCGGGCATTTGACAGCCCCCGCCTGGGGTAGTGTTTCGCTTCGCTCAATGTGCTAAAGATAGTGTTGTTTTTCGCTTCAGCACGAGCCGCTTATAACAATTAATCCGCAGAACCCCTGACGTTGAGCATTCGCCCTGTGGCGCGTGCGTGCCGCCGAGTTACTGTGTCTAAGGCCTGTTACGAATGAATGCGTTGCTTATAGACGTACCCGCAAGGCGTTTGCCTTTTAGCTTTGCCAAGCGTCATGGCGTGGTGCTGCTCACGGCCGATGGCCTGCCAGCGCTAGCCTACCGTGTGGGTGCTGATTTAGTTGCGCTGGCTGAAGCGCAGCGTTTTGCCGGGGTGCAGTTACCGCTGCGATCATTGTCGCCTGATGCCTTCGAGCAAGCCCTGGCCAAGGCTTATCAGCACGATTCAGCATCCATGCAGTTGGCCGAAGACATTGGCGGTAGCCTCGATCTTGCCGCCTTGGCTGAGCAGATTCCAGAAACCGAAGACCTACTGGAACAGGAAGACAACGCGCCGATTATTCGCTTGATCAATGCCATTCTCGGTGAGGCGATCAAGGAAAATGCCTCAGATATTCACCTCGAAACCTTCGAGAAACGTCTCGTCGTGCGTTTTCGCGTGGACGGTATTCTGCGTGAAGTGCTGGAGCCTAAGCGCGAGTTGGCAGCGCTGCTGGTCTCAAGAATAAAGGTGATGGCGCGCCTGGATATTGCTGAAAAGCGCGTTCCGCAGGACGGGCGGATTTCCCTGAAAGTTGGCGGCCGTGAGGTGGATGTGCGGGTCTCGACCTTGCCTTCGGCCAACGGTGAGCGGGTGGTGTTGCGTTTGCTCGACAAGCAGGCCGGCCGTCTGAATTTGCAACACTTGGGCATGAGCGCCCGCGACCGCGACCTGATGGAAGCCACTGTGCGCAAGCCTCATGGCATCTTGCTGGTCACCGGGCCTACCGGTTCAGGCAAAACCACCACGCTGTACGCCAGCTTGGTCAGCTTGAATGACCGCACGCGCAATATTCTTACCGTCGAAGATCCGATTGAGTATCACCTTGAAGGCATCGGCCAGACTCAAGTCAATGCCAAAGTTGAGATGACGTTCGCCCGCGGTCTGCGCGCCATTTTGCGTCAAGACCCCGACGTGGTGATGGTCGGCGAGATTCGTGATAAAGAAACCGCCGAGATCGCTGTGCAGGCCTCATTGACCGGCCACTTAGTGCTCTCGACCTTGCACACCAATAGCGCGATTGGCGCAATCACCCGCCTGGTGGATATGGGCATTGAGCCGTTTTTGTTGTCGTCATCTTTGCTCGGCGTACTCGCCCAGCGCTTGGTGCGCGTGCTGTGTCCGCACTGTAAGCAGGCCTATCAGGCGGATAGCGCTGAATGCACGTTACTAGGACTAGATGCTGCAACACCGCCGACCCTGTATCACGCCCGCGGCTGTGTTGAGTGTCATCAACAGGGTTATCGCGGCCGTACCGGTATTTACGAGCTGGTGGTGTTCGATGAGCATCTGCGCACGCTGATTCACAACGCCGCTTCCGAGCAGGACATGACCCGTCACGCCCGCACGCTTGGCCCGAGCATTCGTGAGGATGGCCGGCGCAAAGTGCTGGAAGGCGCGACCACGGTCGAAGAAGTGCTGCGCGTGACACGCGAAGAATGAGCAGGAAAGCATAATGGCCGCCTTCGAATACCTGGCCTTGGACGGTAACGGCCGCCAGCAGAAAGGCGTACTGGAAGCCGACAGCGCCCGTCAGGTGCGGCAAATGCTGCGTGAGCGGCAACTGGCGCCCTTGGATGTGAAAGCCACTCGCACCCGAGAACATGCCGGCGCAGGTTCGCACTTCAGTTTTGCCCGGGGTATTTCTGCCAGTGATCTGGCGTTGATTACTCGCCAGTTGGCGACGCTGGTGCAGGCCGCGTTGCCGATTGAAGAATCTTTACGTGCGGCAGCCGCTCAGGCCAGTTCGCCGCGTATTCAAAGTATGTTGCTGGCGGTGCGGGCGCGTGTGCTGGAAGGCCATGATTTAGCCAGTAGCCTGAAAGAGTTCCCTTCAGCGTTCCCCGAGCTATACCGCGCCACTGTGGCTGCGGGTGAGCATGCGGGTCATCTCGGCCCGGTGCTGGAACAACTGGCTGATTACACAGAGCAGCGCCAGCAGTCGCGGCAGAAAATCCAGCTGGCGCTGCTTTATCCGTTGATTTTGATGTGCGCTTCCTTGCTGATCGTCGGTTTTCTACTCGGCTACGTTGTGCCGGATGTGGTGCGGGTGTTTATCGACTCAGGCCAGCAGTTGCCGGCGCTGACCCGTGGCCTGATTGCCTTGAGTGATTGGGTCAAGAGCTGGGGCTGGCTGGCAGTTATTTTAGCGACAGTGGCGGTATTTGCCTTGCGCTGGGCGCTGCGCGATGACGCCGTTAAGGCGCGCTGGCATGGTTTTCTTTTGCGTGTTCCGTTGGTGCGGCGGCTGATTCGCGCCACTGACTGCGCACGTTTCGCCTCGACTTTGGCGATTCTGACCCGCAGCAGTGTGCCGTTGGTGGAGGCGCTGGGGATTGGTGCGCAGGTGATCGCCAATCGGGTGATCCGTGCTGACGTGGTGATTGCTGCGCAAAAGGTCCGCGAGGGCGGCAGCCTGACCCGCTCGTTGGAAGCCAGTGGGCAGTTCCCGCCGATGATGTTGCACATGATTGCCAGCGGCGAACGCTCCGGTGAGCTGGACCAAATGCTGGCACGCACTGCACGCAATCAGGAAAACGACCTGAGTGCT is from Pseudomonas sp. TMP9 and encodes:
- a CDS encoding O-succinylhomoserine sulfhydrylase, which translates into the protein MKQEWQAGRLDSDLEGVGFDTLAVRAGQHRSPEGEHSEAIYPTSSYVFRSAADAAARFAGEVPGNVYSRYTNPTVRAFEERIAALEGAEQAVATSSGMSAILAMVMSMCSAGDHVLVSRSVFGSTISLFEKYLKRFGVQVDYVPLANLDGWAAACKANTKLLFVESPSNPLAELVDIAALADIAHSKGALLAVDNCFCTPALQQPLKLGADIIMHSATKYIDGQGRSMGGVLAGSAKLMADVVGFLRTAGPTLSPFNAWIFLKGLETLRIRMQAHCASALHLAQWLQQQPGIEQVYYAGLPSHPQHELAKRQQSAFGAVVSFEVKGGKEAAWRFIDATRVISITTNLGDTKTTIAHPATTSHGRLTPTERANAGIRDNLIRVAVGLEDVVDLQADLARGLAAL
- the gspD gene encoding type II secretion system secretin GspD is translated as MTPTLSRLTFALLAAGLACSALPASAAVTAVAPSASQQEESWTINLKGADIREFIDQVAHISGQTFVVDPRVKGQVSVVSNSPLTLSEVYQLFLSVMATHGFSVITQGDQARIVPNAEAKADADAGRPAPDRLETRLIQVQHGSAAELIPLIRPLVPQYGHLAAISSANAIIISDRSANIERIEDLLRQLDQKGQNDYSVLDLQHAWVMDTAEVLRNAVDRGQAKGASGTQVIADGRTNRLIVLGPPAARAKLLALAQTLDTPASRSANTRVIRLRHGDAKSMAETLGEISEKLKPEATGEATGKPQTVLIRADESLNALVLLAEPDVVATLEDIVRQLDVPRAQVMVEAAIVEVSGDISDALGVQWAMDARGGSGGLGGTNFSGTGLSVGRVLQAIQDNKNDVDNNTLSNLPDGAIIGLGTDSFGVLVTALSANSKSNLLSTPSLLTLDHQKAEILVGQNVPFQTGSFTTSGSGADNPFTTIERQDIGVTLKVTPHINDGASLRLEIEQEISSIAPTSQGVNAVDLITNKRSIKSTILAENGQVIVLGGLIQDDVTQADSKVPLLGDIPLLGRLFRSTKETRIKRNLMVFLRPTVIRDAAGMAALSGKKYSDIRVLGDVREDYRPGILPRDPLQLFDKAEAGAVDLRE
- a CDS encoding type II secretion system protein N, with translation MSVSLAWQSADWLRLLRAPVTVSNNSANPSAVPAQSAEISQLFGNNVTNNDLAPSTTLRLTLLGSFVHADPKRSSAIIRSEGSTAQLYSVDGEISNGVRLHSVAADRVELIRNGRRESLAFALNSSPAGTLKNSAPQAAVDPVEQLSEMQSDDLSQLRERMDALRQQMQDSTLLPDAATSTKQTTENN
- the gspE gene encoding type II secretion system ATPase GspE, with protein sequence MNALLIDVPARRLPFSFAKRHGVVLLTADGLPALAYRVGADLVALAEAQRFAGVQLPLRSLSPDAFEQALAKAYQHDSASMQLAEDIGGSLDLAALAEQIPETEDLLEQEDNAPIIRLINAILGEAIKENASDIHLETFEKRLVVRFRVDGILREVLEPKRELAALLVSRIKVMARLDIAEKRVPQDGRISLKVGGREVDVRVSTLPSANGERVVLRLLDKQAGRLNLQHLGMSARDRDLMEATVRKPHGILLVTGPTGSGKTTTLYASLVSLNDRTRNILTVEDPIEYHLEGIGQTQVNAKVEMTFARGLRAILRQDPDVVMVGEIRDKETAEIAVQASLTGHLVLSTLHTNSAIGAITRLVDMGIEPFLLSSSLLGVLAQRLVRVLCPHCKQAYQADSAECTLLGLDAATPPTLYHARGCVECHQQGYRGRTGIYELVVFDEHLRTLIHNAASEQDMTRHARTLGPSIREDGRRKVLEGATTVEEVLRVTREE
- the xcpS gene encoding GspF family T2SS innner membrane protein variant XcpS, with the protein product MAAFEYLALDGNGRQQKGVLEADSARQVRQMLRERQLAPLDVKATRTREHAGAGSHFSFARGISASDLALITRQLATLVQAALPIEESLRAAAAQASSPRIQSMLLAVRARVLEGHDLASSLKEFPSAFPELYRATVAAGEHAGHLGPVLEQLADYTEQRQQSRQKIQLALLYPLILMCASLLIVGFLLGYVVPDVVRVFIDSGQQLPALTRGLIALSDWVKSWGWLAVILATVAVFALRWALRDDAVKARWHGFLLRVPLVRRLIRATDCARFASTLAILTRSSVPLVEALGIGAQVIANRVIRADVVIAAQKVREGGSLTRSLEASGQFPPMMLHMIASGERSGELDQMLARTARNQENDLSAQVALLVGLFEPFMLVFMGAVVLVIVLAILLPILSLNQLVG